The following are encoded in a window of Microbacterium sp. LWO13-1.2 genomic DNA:
- a CDS encoding low molecular weight phosphatase family protein, whose translation MHASDREAARLGMTRRERRRSLAAASPDAEAATRSPLSSLFDPAPEDEHDREGTPSILTVCTGNICRSPLAEVMLRASLRELGIAVSSAGTHALVDHGMTAQARELAVQGGAREQEALHHQARLLTERMLLEADLVLTMTREHRGIAVQLTPSRLHRVFPVREFARLAVSLSDDDVRRAADVGSTPRARLGAAVTAISHRRGLSGSASSADDVIDPYRRDSEVYQQSARELFPALVEVERVVRLATA comes from the coding sequence ATGCACGCTTCTGATCGCGAGGCGGCGCGACTGGGGATGACGCGTCGTGAGCGAAGAAGATCGCTGGCAGCGGCGTCACCCGACGCCGAGGCTGCGACACGATCCCCCCTGTCTTCGCTGTTCGACCCCGCGCCCGAGGACGAGCACGACCGTGAAGGCACGCCGTCGATTCTCACCGTCTGCACCGGCAACATCTGCCGCTCTCCGCTTGCCGAGGTGATGCTCCGTGCATCCCTGCGCGAGCTCGGCATCGCCGTGTCGAGTGCCGGCACGCATGCTCTGGTCGACCACGGGATGACGGCGCAGGCGCGTGAGCTGGCGGTTCAGGGCGGCGCCCGCGAGCAAGAGGCGCTGCACCACCAGGCGCGACTGCTGACCGAGCGGATGCTGCTCGAGGCGGACCTCGTGCTGACGATGACCCGGGAGCATCGCGGCATCGCGGTGCAGCTCACGCCCAGCCGTCTGCACCGGGTTTTCCCCGTGCGTGAGTTCGCGCGACTGGCTGTGAGCCTGTCGGATGACGACGTCCGCCGCGCTGCGGATGTCGGGAGCACTCCGCGCGCCCGCCTCGGGGCCGCAGTCACGGCGATCTCCCATCGACGGGGCCTGTCGGGTTCGGCATCCTCGGCCGACGACGTGATCGACCCGTACCGACGCGATTCCGAGGTGTACCAGCAGTCCGCGAGGGAGCTGTTTCCGGCTCTCGTCGAGGTCGAGCGCGTCGTTCGGC